From the Harpia harpyja isolate bHarHar1 chromosome 16, bHarHar1 primary haplotype, whole genome shotgun sequence genome, one window contains:
- the HDAC1 gene encoding histone deacetylase 1 yields MALTQGTKRKVCYYYDGDVGNYYYGQGHPMKPHRIRMTHNLLLNYGLYRKMEIYRPHKANAEEMTKYHSDDYIKFLRSIRPDNMSEYSKQMQRFNVGEDCPVFDGLFEFCQLSAGGSVASAVKLNKQQTDIAVNWAGGLHHAKKSEASGFCYVNDIVLAILELLKYHQRVLYIDIDIHHGDGVEEAFYTTDRVMTVSFHKYGEYFPGTGDLRDIGAGKGKYYAVNYPLRDGIDDESYEAIFKPVISKVMETFQPSAVVLQCGSDSLSGDRLGCFNLTIKGHAKCVEFVKSFNLPMLMLGGGGYTIRNVARCWTYETAVALDTEIPNELPYNDYFEYFGPDFKLHISPSNMTNQNTNEYLEKIKQRLFENLRMLPHAPGVQMQPIPEDAVQEDSGDEEEEDPEKRISIRNSDKRISCDEEFSDSEDEGEGGRKNVANFKKAKRVKTEEEKEEEEKKDEKEEEKAKEEKAEPKGVKEETKST; encoded by the exons ATGGCGCTGACGCAGGGGACCAAGCGGAAAGTCTGCTATTACTACGACG GTGATGTTGGAAACTATTATTATGGCCAAGGACATCCAATGAAACCCCACAGGATCCGGATGACCCACAACCTGCTGCTGAACTATGGCCTCTACAGGAAGATGGAGATATAT CGCCCTCACAaggcaaatgcagaagaaatgacCAAGTACCACAGTGATGACTACATAAAATTTCTGAGATCTATTCGTCCAGATAACATGTCTGAGTACAGCAAGCAGATGCAAAGAT TTAATGTTGGGGAAGACTGCCCTGTGTTTGATGGGTTGTTTGAGTTTTGTCAGCTCTCTGCTGGAGGCTCAGTTG CCAGTGCTGTGAAGCTGAACAAGCAACAGACAGATATTGCTGTGAATTGGGCGGGAGGCCTTCACCACGCTAAGAAGTCAGAGGCTTCTGGCTTCTGTTATGTTAACGATATCGTCTTAGCTATCTTGGAGCTCCTAAA GTATCACCAGAGAGTGCTCTATATTGACATTGATATTCACCATGGAGATGGCGTGGAGGAAGCCTTTTATACCACAGACCGTGTCATGACCGTGTCCTTTCATAAGTACGGAGAATACTTCCCAGGAACAGGGGACCTACGG GATATTGGTGCAGGCAAAGGCAAGTACTATGCTGTCAACTATCCTCTCCGGGACGGAATTGATGATGAGTCCTATGAAGCAATATTCAAGCCG GTGATATCTAAAGTGATGGAGACGTTCCAGCCTAGCGCAGTTGTCTTGCAGTGTGGGTCAGATTCTCTGTCAGGGGACAGGCTGGGTTGTTTTAATCTGACCATCAAAG GTCATGCCAAGTGTGTGGAGTTtgtaaaaagttttaatttgCCTATGCTGATGCTGGGAGGAGGTGGCTATACGATCCGCAACGTGGCTAGATGCTGGACCTATGAGACTGCTGTGGCTTTGGACACTGAAATTCCCAATG AACTTCCATATAATGACTATTTTGAGTACTTTGGACCAGACTTTAAGCTCCACATCAGTCCCTCGAACATGACTAACCAGAATACCAATGAGTATCTTGAGAAGATCAA GCAGCGTCTCTTTGAGAATCTGCGCATGCTGCCTCATGCCCCTGGTGTCCAGATGCAGCCAATTCCTGAGGATGCTGTTCAGGAAGACAGTggagatgaagaggaggaagatccTGAGAAACGCATTTCAA TCCGCAATTCCGATAAGAGAATATCCTGTGATGAAGAATTCTCTGACTCTGAAGATGAAGGGGAAGGAGGGCGCAAAAATGTTGCCAACTTTAAGAAAGCTAAGCGtgtgaaaacagaagaggaaaaggaggaagaggagaagaaag atgagaaagaagaggaaaaagcaaaagaggagaaagcagaaccCAAAGG GGTGAAGGAAGAGACAAAATCCACCTAA
- the MARCKSL1 gene encoding MARCKS-related protein, giving the protein MGSQGSKPAKAEGSAPLAGHAAVTEPAKANGQENGHLRLNGDMTPKVGGEAAPLNGNGSAEPLKEESKGEAGGGDAIEPAPPTEAGDAKPEGAAAPKDTPKKKKKFSFKKSFKLSGISFRKNKKEAGDSSGSSPTEDQGKAEAKGEENPACSAGGTEPSAPPEEGTAEEQGSPGESRPGQQGAEPKREDAEAGGSKEEEKQQAGESHGDTAKPEEPSKPAGTEPTTAPAAAEQKEE; this is encoded by the exons ATGGGCAGCCAGGGCTCTAAGCCGGCCAAAGCGGAGGGCAGCGCTCCGCTGGCCGGTCACGCCGCCGTTACCGAGCCCGCCAAGGCCAACGGGCAG gaGAACGGCCATTTGAGGCTCAACGGGGACATGACGCCCAAGGTGGGTGGCGAGGCGGCACCCCTGAACGGGAACGGCTCGGCTGAACCCCTCAAGGAGGAGAGCAAgggcgaggcgggcggcggggatgCCATCGAGCCCGCTCCCCCCACCGAAGCTGGGGACGCTAAACCCGAAGGTGCTGCGGCCCCCAAAGACACccccaagaagaagaagaagttcTCATTCAAGAAATCCTTCAAGCTGAGCGGGATCTCGTttaggaagaacaagaaagaagctGGGGACTCCTCTGGGTCCTCTCCCACGGAGGACCAAGGCAAGGCGGAGGCCAAGGGAGAGGAGAACCCCGCTTGCTCGGCCGGTGGGACGGAGCCGTCGGCTCCCCCCGAGGAGGGGACAGcggaggagcagggcagccccggggagAGCCGTCCcgggcagcagggagctgagcccaAGAGGGAGGATGCAGAAGCGGGGGGaagcaaggaggaagagaagcagcaggcaggggaaagCCACGGGGATACAGCCAAACCAGAGGAGCCCTCAAAACCCGCGGGGACCGAGCCTACAACagctccggcggcggcggagcagaAGGAAGAGTAG